A window of Campylobacter pinnipediorum subsp. pinnipediorum contains these coding sequences:
- the dsbD gene encoding protein-disulfide reductase DsbD: protein MIKKIILLISFLYSFGFADVLNTNEAFKISNHITSDDVEIKFQLGKDIYVYKKTFNVKINETSILDILNMPKAVVKKDYEIFDKDFSIFIPTKLIQKYLTDNKNTLNLEYQGCAENGICYQPQFKKYHISENFGKIALQELKKDKEKEIILSEEQDIASKLSSNGLFLSLATFFGFGLLLSLTPCVFPMIPILSSIIVSKSETSKNSFLISAVYVFAMSLAYAIAGVLASIVGVGVQGLLQNSWVLGGFSLIFVALAFSMFGFYDIKLPSKLENLINKKTSNKKGMIGVFIMGFASALIVSPCIAAPLAGALLYISQTGNLFYGGLMLFVMGIGMGVPLLIIGLSSGKILPKPGIWMDTIKYTFGFLMLIMAIWLLSRILGSFFELLGYGVIGVIWAVYIGAFESAKNGIEKFQKSSAILIFIYSLMLIFGSFIGSKDPLSPLEGLHISSNTQSDNQTKFEKVKTLNDLNKIIQTSDKPILVDFWASWCVSCLELDSKTFKDKDVMQKLKEFKLVKIDVSENKDENTKLLQNFGLINPPALLLFKDKQEISHKRTIGYISPEKFLEKIKDIK from the coding sequence ATGATAAAAAAAATTATACTATTAATTAGCTTTTTATACTCTTTTGGCTTTGCTGATGTTTTAAACACAAACGAAGCTTTTAAAATAAGCAACCACATAACAAGCGATGATGTGGAAATAAAATTCCAACTAGGAAAAGATATATATGTCTATAAAAAAACTTTTAACGTAAAGATAAACGAAACAAGCATACTAGATATACTAAATATGCCAAAAGCAGTAGTTAAAAAAGACTATGAAATTTTTGATAAAGATTTTAGTATATTTATACCCACTAAGCTTATTCAAAAATACCTAACAGACAATAAAAACACACTAAATTTAGAATATCAAGGCTGTGCGGAAAATGGAATTTGTTATCAGCCACAATTTAAAAAATACCATATAAGTGAAAATTTTGGAAAAATTGCACTTCAAGAGTTAAAAAAAGACAAAGAAAAAGAGATAATTTTATCAGAAGAACAAGACATCGCAAGTAAATTATCATCAAATGGTCTATTTTTATCACTAGCTACATTTTTTGGATTTGGACTATTGCTATCTCTTACACCTTGTGTTTTTCCTATGATACCGATACTTTCAAGCATTATAGTATCAAAGAGTGAAACTTCAAAAAATAGCTTTTTAATATCAGCTGTGTATGTTTTTGCTATGAGTTTAGCCTATGCTATAGCTGGTGTTTTAGCAAGTATCGTAGGTGTAGGTGTTCAAGGATTGCTACAAAATTCATGGGTTCTTGGTGGTTTTAGCCTTATTTTTGTAGCCCTAGCATTTAGCATGTTTGGATTTTATGACATTAAATTACCATCAAAACTTGAAAACCTTATAAACAAAAAAACAAGCAATAAAAAAGGTATGATTGGTGTTTTTATCATGGGTTTTGCATCGGCATTGATAGTCTCACCTTGCATTGCTGCACCTTTAGCTGGAGCACTTCTTTATATATCACAAACCGGAAATTTATTTTATGGTGGGCTTATGCTTTTTGTCATGGGTATAGGAATGGGTGTGCCTTTACTTATCATAGGACTTAGTAGCGGAAAAATTTTACCAAAACCAGGAATTTGGATGGATACCATAAAGTATACATTTGGATTTTTAATGCTTATAATGGCTATATGGCTTTTATCAAGAATACTTGGTAGCTTCTTTGAGCTTTTGGGATATGGTGTTATAGGTGTTATATGGGCTGTTTATATAGGAGCTTTTGAAAGTGCAAAAAATGGCATAGAGAAGTTTCAAAAATCATCGGCTATACTTATATTTATATACTCTTTAATGCTTATTTTTGGAAGCTTTATAGGCTCAAAAGACCCACTTTCGCCGTTAGAAGGACTACATATAAGCTCAAACACACAAAGCGATAATCAAACCAAATTTGAAAAAGTAAAAACACTAAATGATTTAAACAAAATCATACAAACATCAGATAAGCCTATTTTGGTTGATTTTTGGGCTAGTTGGTGTGTTAGTTGTTTGGAACTTGATAGCAAAACATTTAAAGATAAAGATGTAATGCAAAAATTAAAAGAGTTTAAACTTGTAAAAATTGATGTAAGCGAAAACAAGGATGAAAATACAAAGCTACTTCAAAACTTTGGTCTTATAAATCCACCCGCTTTATTGTTGTTTAAAGACAAACAAGAAATTTCACACAAAAGAACGATAGGGTATATATCGCCGGAAAAATTTTTAGAAAAAATAAAAGATATAAAATGA
- a CDS encoding ABC transporter permease, giving the protein MKNTHFLMIINSLTRSKLQKLMAFVTVCLASTLIACMLNITLKIGDEVASELRSYGSNIVVLPRGESLSIEIEGRNFTPLKSQNFLNESDLYKIKEIFWRNNIVAFSPFLEGKMNDSKGRNFSIMGTYFDKNIGLADEPEFSTGAKSLFGFWGVVGNWVKDDSLDEALVGEKLSQELSIKVGDVLNFNGNDIKVVGILKGAGDESGKLIVSLKLAQKLFDKMGKFQKAEVSAMTIPENDLSLKARKNLDDLDSAEYDKWYCSAYVSSIAYQIEENFSGVSAKPSLQVSDAESHIVKKIQSLMGIVSIIALFVSSIGITSLMTSEIYRRKKEIGLLKALGASNFAIYTLFTSESLVVAFIAGLVGSFIGYVVSYFVAYTIFSHGIGLALIIIPLSVFFSLLVSIIGSIIPMKSLINLLPAEVLYDRK; this is encoded by the coding sequence ATGAAAAACACACATTTTCTTATGATTATAAACTCGCTTACTCGCTCAAAACTTCAAAAGCTTATGGCTTTTGTAACTGTGTGTTTGGCATCAACTCTTATTGCTTGTATGCTAAATATCACTTTAAAAATAGGCGATGAGGTCGCTAGTGAGCTTAGATCTTATGGTTCAAATATAGTTGTTTTACCAAGAGGAGAGAGCCTTAGTATAGAGATAGAAGGTAGAAACTTTACACCCTTAAAATCTCAAAATTTCTTAAACGAATCAGACCTATATAAGATAAAAGAGATATTTTGGAGAAATAACATAGTCGCTTTTTCTCCTTTTTTGGAAGGTAAAATGAATGATAGCAAGGGTAGAAACTTTTCTATTATGGGAACATATTTTGATAAAAATATTGGCCTTGCTGATGAGCCTGAGTTTAGCACAGGTGCTAAAAGTTTATTTGGCTTTTGGGGAGTTGTTGGAAACTGGGTAAAAGATGATAGCTTAGATGAGGCTTTGGTTGGAGAGAAATTATCGCAAGAATTATCTATCAAGGTTGGAGATGTTTTAAACTTTAACGGCAATGATATTAAGGTAGTTGGTATTTTAAAGGGTGCCGGAGATGAAAGCGGTAAGCTGATAGTTTCTTTAAAACTAGCACAAAAACTTTTTGATAAAATGGGTAAATTTCAAAAAGCTGAAGTTTCTGCTATGACAATACCAGAAAATGATTTATCTTTAAAAGCTAGAAAAAATTTAGATGATTTAGATAGTGCGGAGTATGACAAATGGTATTGTTCTGCCTATGTTAGCTCTATAGCTTACCAAATAGAAGAGAACTTTTCAGGTGTAAGTGCAAAGCCTAGTTTGCAAGTAAGTGATGCTGAAAGCCACATAGTAAAAAAGATACAAAGCCTAATGGGTATAGTTAGTATTATAGCTCTTTTTGTTTCATCCATTGGTATCACATCTTTGATGACTAGTGAAATTTATCGTAGAAAAAAAGAGATAGGGTTACTAAAAGCATTGGGTGCTAGTAACTTTGCGATATATACTCTTTTTACAAGTGAAAGTTTGGTTGTTGCATTTATAGCTGGATTGGTCGGTTCTTTTATCGGTTATGTTGTTAGTTATTTTGTTGCTTATACTATTTTTTCACACGGTATTGGGCTTGCTTTGATTATTATTCCACTTAGTGTGTTTTTCTCGCTTTTGGTTAGTATTATTGGTTCTATAATCCCTATGAAAAGCTTGATAAATTTACTTCCGGCGGAGGTATTATATGACCGTAAATAA
- a CDS encoding Fe-S-containing protein, giving the protein MSIYFFHVISSFFGLVFFAALSNKTKSIKIIFLPSIIGVLLGILIFKFARYFLIDSYVKIFFDYIAILFLIISCFCIFFEFKPVKIFTFGVLSLCFGFSYSLNSSLFPLFDSQLLDTMSIISFFLMLLGMLFSIFIFFLISNLKDKICTHIVKTASFLVVVVLLLEKISQALLESMRAGIVATHSWLLSLVAKGIYFNSFAIYFYVALSIIIALFALKSAPKLHSKDEIGSKEYRFLKAQRNFIFSNFKYSFYIIFISLCFVLYYDLYASKPPQISDPTYVEPKNDKFVFDVKELSDNKLHRYAYITDEGKEVRFFLLNRFADRASPVIVFDACMICGDMGYIKQDNDLICISCNVRIFLPSVGKQGGCNPVPMEFEFDGEYVTVDRQTIVDGSGYFSKVVEKMVLDPVSKKEVSNLTSKSYLYYGHTYFFENEKTQATFEANPEKFVDTNGTLK; this is encoded by the coding sequence ATGTCAATTTATTTCTTTCATGTTATATCTTCGTTTTTTGGTTTAGTCTTTTTTGCTGCCTTAAGTAACAAAACAAAATCTATTAAAATCATATTTTTACCATCTATCATAGGTGTTTTACTTGGTATATTGATTTTTAAATTTGCTAGATATTTTTTAATTGATAGCTATGTTAAGATATTTTTTGATTATATTGCTATTTTATTTTTAATAATATCTTGCTTTTGTATTTTTTTTGAATTTAAGCCAGTAAAAATTTTTACATTTGGTGTATTATCCTTATGTTTTGGTTTTTCTTATAGTTTAAATAGCTCTCTTTTTCCGCTATTTGACTCTCAGCTGCTTGATACAATGTCTATAATAAGCTTTTTCTTGATGCTTCTTGGTATGCTATTTTCTATCTTTATCTTTTTCTTAATCTCAAATTTAAAAGATAAAATTTGTACTCATATTGTTAAAACAGCATCATTTTTAGTTGTGGTGGTTTTATTGTTAGAAAAGATATCTCAAGCACTATTAGAATCGATGCGAGCAGGCATAGTAGCTACTCACTCTTGGCTTTTGTCGTTGGTTGCAAAAGGCATATATTTTAATAGTTTTGCTATTTATTTTTATGTTGCTTTGTCTATTATTATCGCACTTTTTGCTTTAAAATCAGCTCCAAAACTACATAGTAAAGATGAGATTGGTTCAAAAGAGTATCGCTTTTTGAAAGCACAAAGAAATTTTATATTTTCAAATTTCAAATATTCATTTTATATTATTTTTATATCTTTATGTTTTGTATTGTATTATGATTTGTATGCTTCAAAACCACCGCAAATATCAGACCCTACATATGTAGAGCCAAAAAATGATAAATTTGTTTTTGATGTAAAAGAATTAAGCGACAATAAGCTTCATAGATATGCTTATATAACAGATGAAGGTAAAGAGGTTAGATTTTTCTTGCTTAATCGTTTTGCTGATAGGGCTTCACCTGTCATAGTCTTTGATGCTTGTATGATTTGTGGCGATATGGGTTATATAAAACAAGACAATGACCTTATATGTATATCTTGTAATGTAAGGATATTTCTACCTTCTGTCGGCAAGCAAGGTGGTTGCAACCCAGTTCCTATGGAGTTTGAGTTTGATGGTGAGTATGTTACCGTTGATAGACAAACCATTGTTGATGGATCTGGCTACTTTAGCAAAGTGGTTGAAAAAATGGTTCTTGATCCGGTTTCAAAAAAAGAAGTTAGCAATCTAACATCAAAATCATATTTGTATTATGGGCATACATACTTTTTTGAAAATGAAAAAACTCAAGCCACTTTTGAAGCAAATCCTGAAAAATTTGTAGATACAAATGGGACATTAAAATGA
- a CDS encoding ABC transporter ATP-binding protein, whose amino-acid sequence MNALELKSVCKHFGDVKALDDISFDVKRGEWLSVMGPSGSGKSTLVNILSLMDTPTSGFYILGGDDASKLSPDDTLKFRREKIGLIFQQFHLIPYLNAIENVMIAQHYHSSVDKDDAIKALEMVGLGHRLDHLPSQLSGGEQQRLCIARSLINDPEILIADEPTGNLDEANERVILDLFCKLKEQGKTILLVTHNPDLGEYGDKIVYLRHGKLEKIRVIENNK is encoded by the coding sequence ATGAATGCTTTAGAACTCAAAAGTGTGTGTAAACATTTTGGTGATGTTAAAGCTCTTGATGATATAAGTTTTGATGTTAAGCGAGGCGAATGGCTTAGCGTTATGGGGCCTAGTGGTTCTGGTAAATCAACTTTGGTTAATATATTGTCTTTGATGGATACACCAACTAGCGGTTTTTATATTTTAGGTGGCGATGACGCTAGCAAGCTAAGCCCTGATGATACTTTGAAATTTAGGCGTGAAAAGATAGGTCTTATCTTTCAGCAATTTCATCTTATACCTTATTTGAATGCTATTGAAAATGTAATGATAGCACAGCATTATCATAGTAGTGTTGATAAAGATGATGCGATAAAAGCCTTAGAGATGGTTGGTCTTGGCCATAGGCTTGATCACTTACCTAGCCAGTTAAGTGGCGGGGAACAACAACGTTTGTGTATAGCTCGTTCTTTGATAAACGACCCAGAGATACTTATAGCCGATGAGCCAACAGGTAATCTTGATGAGGCAAATGAGAGAGTGATACTTGATCTTTTTTGCAAGCTTAAAGAACAAGGTAAAACTATATTACTTGTAACTCATAATCCTGATTTGGGAGAGTATGGCGATAAAATCGTATATTTAAGACACGGAAAATTAGAAAAAATACGTGTGATTGAGAATAATAAATGA
- a CDS encoding FTR1 family iron permease — protein MKKIIVFLFLLFAPLILTAKSDDFAKTTQDIKDALNVVIKEYEAGNVDKAKTDVQNAYFGLFEDIEGAIRINLSAKKAYLMEKQFGDIRKAIKKGETVAQIQSRVDQLSKELDEVLPIILNGHRLVGEYSDTPSNEVGVAELDSQNFAPEWKFVFENIKNSLELAKQNYQDDKKEEAKKAVEDAKFVYYRNTKLEEAIRKYADKGQSLDGDIQRKMNEAIVGTKNSITKDDFDTKIDHIISLTHSAISKLPAEATKIADVKLPDDFSDEGNGTDFTSVVVSINTKMQQALDRYLKGEIDGAMGDAQDIYFDDFEASGMENKIGAINVNLKTTIEASFGSVVSLMKSGANKESIQEALTKLDSQLKEALELTSTQSSPWTLFVWSLTIILREGFEALIIVAAVVSYLLKTGNATKMNKIVYSSIITAVVLSFVMAYAMNLIFAQAAGQKRELFEGITMLVAVGFLFYVGFWLLSNAGAKKWSAYIQSNITQSLTSNSIMALWWTVFLAVFREGAETVLFYQALIFDAKDSAPALAMIGSGFVVGLVILLVVYFVFKIFAVKIPIKPFFIFTSAIIFYMSIVFVGKGIMELVEGKIFVPTIIDGLHFPPFFNTWLGFYAYYETLIPQIIMILSLVFGIFIMKKKQIQ, from the coding sequence ATGAAAAAAATTATTGTATTTTTATTTTTGCTATTTGCTCCTTTGATTTTAACTGCTAAAAGTGATGATTTTGCAAAAACTACTCAAGATATCAAAGATGCTTTAAATGTTGTTATAAAAGAGTATGAAGCTGGTAATGTTGATAAAGCTAAAACAGATGTTCAAAATGCTTATTTTGGTCTTTTTGAAGATATAGAAGGGGCTATTAGGATAAATCTTTCTGCTAAGAAAGCCTATCTTATGGAAAAGCAATTTGGAGATATAAGAAAAGCTATTAAAAAAGGCGAAACTGTCGCTCAAATTCAAAGTAGGGTTGATCAACTAAGCAAAGAACTCGATGAGGTTTTGCCTATAATTTTAAATGGACACAGGCTAGTTGGCGAGTATTCTGATACACCTAGCAATGAAGTTGGTGTAGCTGAGCTTGATTCGCAAAATTTTGCACCTGAGTGGAAATTTGTTTTTGAAAACATTAAAAATAGCTTGGAGTTAGCAAAACAAAACTATCAAGATGACAAAAAAGAAGAGGCTAAAAAAGCCGTTGAAGATGCTAAATTTGTCTATTATAGAAATACAAAACTAGAAGAAGCTATCAGAAAATATGCTGATAAAGGGCAAAGCTTAGATGGCGATATACAAAGAAAGATGAATGAAGCTATAGTTGGAACAAAAAATTCAATCACAAAAGATGATTTTGATACAAAAATAGATCATATTATAAGCCTAACTCACAGTGCTATATCAAAACTACCTGCTGAAGCTACAAAAATAGCTGATGTTAAACTACCTGATGATTTTAGCGATGAAGGTAATGGAACTGATTTTACAAGCGTTGTAGTAAGCATTAACACAAAAATGCAACAAGCACTTGATAGATACTTAAAAGGTGAAATTGATGGTGCAATGGGCGATGCTCAGGATATATACTTTGATGATTTTGAAGCAAGCGGTATGGAAAATAAAATAGGTGCTATAAATGTAAATCTTAAAACTACGATAGAAGCTAGTTTTGGTTCTGTTGTATCTTTGATGAAATCAGGAGCAAATAAAGAATCTATCCAAGAAGCTTTAACTAAGCTTGATTCTCAGCTAAAAGAGGCTTTGGAATTAACCAGCACTCAAAGCTCGCCTTGGACATTATTTGTTTGGTCTTTGACTATTATACTTAGAGAGGGATTTGAGGCACTTATTATAGTTGCTGCTGTTGTTAGTTATCTGCTAAAAACCGGCAATGCAACAAAAATGAATAAAATCGTATATAGCTCTATAATAACAGCTGTTGTTTTAAGCTTCGTTATGGCGTATGCTATGAACTTGATATTTGCTCAAGCTGCTGGACAAAAAAGAGAGCTTTTTGAGGGCATAACAATGCTTGTAGCTGTCGGATTTTTATTTTATGTCGGATTTTGGTTACTTTCAAATGCCGGAGCTAAAAAATGGAGTGCTTATATACAAAGCAATATTACCCAGTCATTAACTTCTAACTCTATTATGGCGCTTTGGTGGACTGTATTTTTGGCTGTATTTAGAGAGGGTGCTGAAACAGTATTGTTTTATCAAGCTTTGATATTTGATGCTAAAGATAGTGCTCCAGCTCTTGCAATGATTGGTAGTGGATTTGTTGTAGGTCTTGTTATATTATTGGTAGTATATTTTGTATTTAAAATATTTGCTGTAAAAATTCCTATCAAACCTTTCTTTATATTTACATCAGCAATTATTTTTTATATGTCTATAGTTTTTGTAGGTAAGGGTATAATGGAACTTGTAGAAGGAAAGATTTTTGTTCCTACAATAATAGATGGATTGCATTTTCCACCATTCTTTAACACATGGCTTGGATTTTATGCTTATTATGAGACTTTGATTCCACAGATTATTATGATTTTATCATTGGTATTTGGAATTTTTATTATGAAGAAAAAACAAATACAATAA
- a CDS encoding TlpA family protein disulfide reductase, which produces MKKYIKYLFVGFIAVFFISCNDKYSKNHILLNDTQGIKTEYFPTDRRLKIGDKPYFLFFFSSSCGVCKAQIPILNELNSKFGDKIQFVGVLGGTRGFDKDIELLKQHNIEFKTTSDKVSVDYFSRAVGGVMGVPASFIFDKNGKMVEKFIGLIPENTLKEKIKFYTN; this is translated from the coding sequence ATGAAAAAATATATAAAATATTTATTTGTTGGATTTATTGCTGTATTTTTTATCTCTTGTAATGACAAGTATAGCAAAAATCACATACTCTTAAATGACACACAAGGCATAAAAACAGAATATTTTCCTACCGATAGGCGTTTGAAAATAGGAGATAAACCATACTTTTTATTCTTTTTTAGTTCAAGTTGCGGGGTTTGCAAGGCTCAAATTCCTATTTTAAACGAATTAAATTCAAAATTCGGCGATAAAATTCAATTTGTCGGTGTTTTAGGTGGCACTAGGGGTTTTGATAAAGATATCGAGCTTTTAAAACAACACAATATAGAGTTTAAAACAACTAGCGATAAGGTTTCTGTTGATTATTTTAGCAGGGCTGTTGGTGGAGTTATGGGTGTTCCTGCAAGTTTTATATTTGACAAAAATGGAAAAATGGTTGAAAAATTTATCGGACTTATCCCTGAAAACACACTAAAAGAAAAGATTAAATTTTATACAAACTAA
- a CDS encoding ABC transporter permease gives MTVNNKFIMNLVYKSLKNSSLRGAVIAVCIFIGACVCAAFVNVYLDIDSKVSRELKTYGANMVFVPADMAKNEFIDESLIQKAKESINKQNLIGFGSYLFSQSNIGPTDAIIMGVNFSSLKKIKPFLELREGSMINVDFDDKNALIGVDLAKQTGFKVGDLIDIRTTGSNKVTKVRIKGIVASGDKEDTLLIVSLGLAQEISNLKNKINYAEAVVLGSFGEIQTLSNKLSNDGFVARPVAKVSKSEGMILDKIKLLMALVSLVILLITSMCVNTTLSAIMLSRSKEIALMRALGASNKNILNLFSLEIFSLAFICSIFGAFFGYILAQILGFVIFDSSIDFRILSIPIAVFISLLFATIASFYPIRRALGANMAEILRGE, from the coding sequence ATGACCGTAAATAATAAATTTATTATGAACTTAGTGTATAAAAGCTTAAAAAATAGTTCGCTTCGCGGAGCTGTTATTGCTGTTTGTATCTTTATAGGTGCTTGTGTGTGTGCAGCTTTTGTAAATGTTTATTTGGATATAGATTCTAAGGTTTCAAGGGAGTTAAAAACTTATGGTGCAAATATGGTTTTTGTTCCTGCGGATATGGCGAAAAATGAATTTATAGATGAAAGCTTGATACAAAAAGCAAAAGAGAGTATCAATAAGCAAAATCTCATAGGTTTTGGCTCTTATCTGTTTTCCCAGTCAAACATAGGACCTACTGATGCTATTATAATGGGTGTAAATTTTAGCTCACTTAAAAAAATCAAACCATTTTTAGAGCTACGAGAAGGCTCTATGATTAATGTTGATTTTGATGATAAAAATGCCCTAATCGGGGTTGATTTGGCAAAGCAGACAGGTTTTAAGGTAGGAGACTTGATAGATATAAGAACTACCGGTTCAAATAAAGTAACAAAGGTTCGCATAAAAGGCATAGTTGCTAGTGGCGATAAAGAAGATACTTTGCTTATAGTATCTCTTGGCTTAGCACAAGAAATTTCTAATTTGAAAAATAAGATAAACTATGCCGAAGCTGTTGTTTTGGGTTCTTTTGGCGAGATACAAACATTATCAAATAAATTAAGCAATGATGGATTTGTTGCAAGACCGGTAGCTAAGGTCTCAAAATCAGAGGGTATGATACTTGATAAGATTAAGCTTTTAATGGCACTTGTTTCGCTTGTTATTTTGCTTATAACTTCTATGTGTGTAAATACGACATTATCGGCTATAATGCTTTCTAGGTCAAAAGAGATAGCTTTGATGAGAGCGCTTGGTGCTAGCAATAAAAATATTTTAAATCTTTTTAGTTTAGAAATTTTTTCTTTAGCTTTTATTTGCTCAATTTTTGGTGCATTTTTTGGATATATTTTGGCTCAAATTTTAGGTTTTGTTATTTTTGATTCTAGTATAGATTTTAGGATTTTAAGTATCCCTATCGCTGTTTTTATATCCTTACTTTTTGCTACGATTGCATCTTTTTATCCTATAAGAAGAGCATTGGGCGCTAATATGGCTGAAATTTTAAGAGGAGAATAG
- a CDS encoding TorD/DmsD family molecular chaperone — translation MNKNIDLLRARSYYYEFFATPFFFYEDDRKFSIWKEQLAYIQQNPLSQSDSENFQILNTFDFDSFKKEQNDVLFDFSYTNIPLSASFYEEGRDDGAARLRVIEILKKSAYYRDFSKCKDSEDFVGFIFLAMKTFIIDEITNDTNLSLSTELFSSVINGFIDELCDKLYSHEKSVFFKAIAQILNTFIALERSILGIEAPYFKPDQQSVADKALNKVPFKTKMPTPKSKIHWEEFTAL, via the coding sequence ATGAATAAAAATATAGATTTGTTAAGAGCTAGAAGTTATTATTATGAGTTTTTTGCAACACCGTTTTTTTTCTACGAAGATGATAGAAAATTTTCAATTTGGAAAGAACAGCTAGCTTATATTCAGCAAAATCCTTTATCTCAAAGCGATAGCGAAAACTTTCAAATTTTAAATACTTTTGACTTTGATTCTTTTAAAAAAGAGCAAAATGATGTCTTATTTGATTTTAGTTATACAAACATACCATTAAGTGCTAGTTTTTACGAAGAGGGTAGAGATGATGGTGCTGCTAGGCTTAGGGTTATTGAAATTTTAAAAAAAAGTGCTTATTATAGAGACTTTTCAAAATGTAAAGATAGTGAAGATTTTGTAGGATTTATATTCCTTGCAATGAAAACTTTTATAATTGATGAGATAACAAATGATACAAATTTGAGTTTAAGCACCGAGTTGTTTTCTAGTGTTATAAATGGCTTTATAGATGAGCTTTGTGACAAACTTTACTCTCACGAAAAATCAGTATTTTTTAAAGCAATAGCTCAAATTTTAAATACCTTTATAGCTCTTGAAAGATCTATCCTTGGCATAGAAGCACCATACTTTAAGCCAGATCAGCAAAGTGTGGCTGATAAGGCTTTAAACAAAGTTCCATTTAAAACAAAAATGCCTACACCAAAATCAAAAATTCATTGGGAAGAATTCACAGCTTTATGA
- a CDS encoding iron transporter — MNKFLSSALAVGLFGTLSMAGEFPIGEPVEINGMEIAAVYLQPVDMEPKGMDLAPSQADIHLEADIHAIKGNKNGFGEGEWMPYLKIAYELKNLDNGKMKKGTFMPMVASDGPHYGANLKMDAGIGNYELKFHIDNPEKQGFGRHADKETGVGKWFEAFDVTYNFKWTGGPVK; from the coding sequence ATGAACAAGTTTTTAAGTTCTGCATTAGCAGTAGGTCTTTTTGGCACTTTGAGCATGGCTGGTGAGTTTCCTATAGGTGAGCCTGTAGAAATCAATGGAATGGAGATAGCTGCTGTTTATCTACAACCAGTTGATATGGAACCAAAAGGTATGGATTTGGCTCCTAGTCAAGCTGATATACACCTAGAAGCTGATATACATGCTATCAAAGGAAATAAAAATGGTTTTGGTGAAGGCGAGTGGATGCCATATCTAAAAATTGCTTATGAGCTAAAAAATCTTGATAATGGCAAAATGAAAAAAGGAACTTTTATGCCTATGGTTGCTTCTGATGGTCCTCACTATGGTGCAAACCTAAAAATGGATGCTGGCATAGGCAACTATGAGTTGAAATTCCATATTGACAACCCAGAAAAACAAGGTTTTGGAAGACATGCTGATAAAGAAACAGGTGTTGGTAAATGGTTTGAAGCTTTTGATGTAACTTATAACTTCAAATGGACAGGCGGTCCTGTAAAATAA